The nucleotide sequence CCTAAGCTAGATGGGTTGGGAGGACATGGGGCAGCTTATTCAGAGCCATGAATCATCTCATCCTGTGTAGGCTTTAATGGCTGTGGGAACAATGTGCGTTGCTGCACAGTGATGAGGGCCCGTATTTTCCCCTAAAGTGCAGTGGAAGCAGTAGGATGAAATCTCTATGTGAGCCTGAGATGTCAGAGGGCTGGATGGTGCTGGGGGAAGTGTGCAGGGTGTCTCTGCCTGGGCATGTGTAGCAGCAGCCCAGGGAACTGACCTTCCAGAGCTCTTTCTCCTCAAAGGCTCCAACGTACGAAGATGTCCCAGAGCTTCCTGTCTACGCCACCGTGAGTAAACTCAAGAGTGTGAAGCAGGATGACAGCATTCATTATGCAGACATCCAAGTGTTCACCAAGGTCCGGGAGCgctctgcagcagaggtgaAGAACTTACAAATGCAGAATGCCACAGAATATGCCACCCTCAACTTCCCCCGGCCCAGGCTGAAATATGACAGTAAAAATGGGACCCTGGTATAAAAGGCCCCATCCTCCTTCAGCAGCAAATGGATTTTACAGGCTTAGAGATGCTGCAGATGCAAGCTAAGCTCATGGACACCTCAAGTCTTCCTGAGAAAGTGCAGAGGAAGGTGTAGAGAGGCTGTGTCTTCCACCTGCATTTCTCTTTGGAGGACACAGACATATTTATTCTCACATGATGAGTAGTTTCCTATCTGATTCTGCTGACAAAATACACCTCTTCCCCTTGGAAGAGTTGACTCTGAATCTGGCAACCCATCTCCTCTCAGCACTGTGAGAAGACAGAGCTGCTCCTTGGCTGATGAAGGCTAACACCACAGCTCAGAGCTGCAGTGAGAATGTTCCTGCTGTGGCACAGGACCAGAtgagtgctgctctgcagatgaGTTTGAGAACATGGCATACAGGATTCAATACTGGGACAAGGGTGGTGTCGCCACAGGATTTTACATTAATGTTAAGAAAATTCTGCAATGTGCAGAATGACATGTGGATGATACTGTGAAGAAATGGCATGAAACCTTTAACAGTATCTACTGCAATGTCTTTCTCTAACACCTGCCACTGTAACTGCAGTCATGCGCAATGTGcatctcctttctcaaaaagcaGTGTTCCATAACCACACACAGCACTCTAAAACCAGGccagaaatgcagaattaaCTGAGTGGTACAGAACAATTTCTTTCACTGAAGGGCTGTATGGATATGCATCCCTACCTCAACAAGCACAGAAGTGAGTAGTGAGCTCTTTGCTCTGACTGGAAATGAAACAAGGAACATTTGCAATTGAACTGTGAGGCAGCCATTTAAAAGCTATGGCCTATGTTCAGGTCAATTATCCAGTCCTTAGAGTACAGCAGCTGTCTTCATGCCTGAGATACTGGGAATGAATCCTGGTCAACTTTAGAGAGAGCTTTGGgcttttcctccattttttcttatttcatacTCTCAGCCTTAGTTATAAAACCCAGTAACACAAAGCACACACCATGTGGTGTTTTCTGCTAACCCACCCAGATACACCTTTGCAAGTTTGTTTATGGATTTAAAATAGTTGTAGTAATGTAGTATAGCAATCATCCAGAAGGATTCTGCCACTGGACTGAAtttggcagctgcagcactggcagttgAACAGGGCTCCCAAGGAGTATCTTCAGGCACTAAATCAATGGTGGGCACATTCTGTTCCTAAATAATGGTCTGCATAACTAAATGCAGATCATGGGACAACCTGTTTATtcccagtgtttaaaaatgGACATACTGGTACATTTTATAAACATACATAATTTTGCATATCATGGTTCAGctaaatgtaaaaaatgtgaaGGATTTCCTATTCATTACAAAGAAGCAAGCTGGTATGGGCAGCTTGGAAGTGCTTTGAGGACCAATCCTacaatttttctactttttttgcccatgctatccaGTAGACCTCAGCAGGGCTACTGTAAGGCCAGAGTAAGGTTTGCAGAAGACCCCTTTCTAcctgaaaagggttttttttgcccatgctatcctGCTAATCTCAGTGGGGCTATTGTAAGTCTGCAGCAGAAGGCCCTTCACTTATAACAGGTACAGGATTTTGTTATTGGAAGGGTTGGTTCTTTTGAGTGCCAAGGATTCCTCGTTCTGCTCTTCCAGCTTCCTTTCTGTACTCCATGCCCAGCATGAAAACCTGTCCTTTGGACTGAGGAGGACTGAATGGGCGCATGGTTTACTTACAAGAGTGTGTCAGGGAGGCATGGGACACTCTAGCACTCAGTTGTTGCTAGCCCAGCTGTCAGAGGGGCAGCTAGAGACACAGATCCAGATCTGGTTCATGCTGGGCAGCAGTTATGTACCTCCTTGCACCAAAACACTGGTACAAGAACTAGAACGGGATGCTGGCTTCCATTCTAATCAAGCCTGTTCTAATAAAGGAATAAATGggatttttcagaaacagtatTAAATGTGGACTATAGTTCAGGAGATGGGAGGTTTTCTAGAAGGTACAGACTCCCAACAGGTCATTTCTAAACTCACTTTGAGTGAAACAGCCTGTTATTGCAGTGGCATGCACAGCATGTGGTACTGAAGTTTTTCCTCACCCAGCGGgagagctgggggtggggacagCAAGCTGCACAGGCGCTAAGGTCAAGCTCTTAGGCCCAGAGTGGTGTAAATTTGCACATCCATCAAGTTAGACCAGTTTTGCTGTGGACATAAGTAGGACCGGGTTTGGCTCAGAGGAACTTGCTTTTTCACTTAGTCACTTCACTTAGTTCTGTTGATCTGTGGATCAGTCCTTTTGTATTCTAATGAATGGGAGCTACTGTAGAAACTATCTTTTAATGAGTGCCTCAAAGCCTGAAATGGTAGTTTATTTCCTAAGGAGCTCCAGCTTCCATACTAGCTAGTACTTGGTGTTGTTTCTGGAAGTACTGCATATCTTAGAGATAATCAAATGCTCTGCATGGGCACAGGAGTAGTACAGTAATTTTTGCCTGTTTACCAGGCCTCAAACAGATAACATGAAAGCCGTATGTTCTGCAATAAGGATTTTTCTGAAGGATTTGGTTTTGCACTGAGTATTAAAAGCTTCCAACAGCCTATCTCCTGTGTTTCCCGAGGTTGTTACATTTAGGTGTTAAACGACTGTCCGACGGTTCTTGAACATTAAAGAtgtaatttttagttttaacCAATAAATCTGCGGTTCTGGGGGAGGCCGTTGCCCGCCTGCTGCACCGGGGCCCCAGGGGCGCACAGGCGGCCCCGGGGAGCGCCTGAAGACGCGCCTCCCGGGGGCACCAGCCGGAGGGTCTCGCACGCTGGCGGGGACGCGCCGCCGCTGCAGACGGACGCGCAGGAGCGGAGCGGCACTGCGGGTGCCGACCGCAGCCCCGACCCGCCTTCCCGCCCACGGCTGCCGGTGGGCCCGGTCCGGCCGGGCGGGGCCTGCGCGgggccgccccgtcccgcccccgTCCCCATGGCGAGCGGCGACGcgccgcggccgggcccgggccgggcctgCACCCTCCCGCCCGCGCCGGGCGCAGGTAGGGCCGCAGGTAGGGCCGCAGGTGGGGCCGCAGGGAGGGCGGGTCCGGTGGGGAGACCCCGCCACCCCACCCCACGGGGACCCCGGTTTTCCCTGTGCCACCCCTTCCACAGGGGCTCCTCAGGCCTCGGGACCGCCCTGCTCCTGGGGACCCCCGCGCTTCAGTCTGCCCGACCCGCTTCCAGAGACACCCGGGCCCACACAGTCCCTCCGATGCCTCAGATCCATGCCCCGCGCTTTGGGCAGCCCTGAGCGCTCGCTCACAGCCCTGCTTTGCAGAAtgagccccaaaacaccccaccccGAGCAAATTCAGCACGCCGCCTTGCCTTTGCCTCTGTGACCTGTCCCATCCTACCCGAGACCTTCGGCCCCTAGAGATGTACCAGGATGACACAACCAAGACAACAGTGACCATCTGCCTAAGGGTTACGCTCCTGCCCACCTTTAAATGATTCTTAAAACCAGTGATTCCCACTGTCATTCAGTCTTTCTCTAGGAATCTTACCATTATTACCATTAACTCTTCCAAACTCCCCCACCTTTACTTTCACCAGACTTCACCCCAGACTTCTAAAGGAAGactaagcaaagaaaatatagaTTACCAAATACGAATGTCAGTACATGGAATTGTTTCCTAAAATTAGTTATGAATGTTTGCTGTCTGGGCTAAATGCACTGAATCAAGCAATACCCTGAATATTTGACCAGTACAGCTTTGGCTGCCATATTTGACTTCTGTTGAATTTGGACTCCCCCTCCACAATGGGACGAGATAATTAGATCCTATGTGCGATGTAAGCCAATGTAATCAGGAATCTTTTTTCACATGTGTTTTGGGGGAATTCTGCCAACCATACATATTCTATAtgtggaagaaaacacaaaaatgtgtAAATTTCACTAAGACTGTAGcccttaaatatattttctgcagGCAATGAAAGAAGGTGGCAACTCTCCACCTTTGTTTTGCTTATATTCAGTCATTTTATTGGTAAATCTGTTCTCCCTCTAAGAAAACGATTTCCTTTGTAGTTAATACATTTGCTTTTCCCCCTCAGGCTTCAAGGGGGAAGGAGTGCTGGTACATTCCCCTTGCCACTGAGCTGAGCTATGGCATCCGACACTGGAACTATGGTGGAGGTGGACATGGTGCCCCGACACACATCACAGCCCGCTGCATCCTCTGTGAGTTTCCAGGAGTCCTTTTTGTGTCTGACCTCTGTTTTGTATACTTGATGgagaggttgggaggggacacacagTGACACAAAGGCATTAGTTGCATTAGGCACCTCTTTTTGCTAGTActgcagctgtggcctcacAAGCCTCACAGCCTTTGTTTTTGAATCAGCCtcacttgcttttatttccccaaCCAAAATTTTGTTAGCAAGAGCTGAACTGGGCCATTGATCACTCTTTCTCAAGAACTGATGAGTGAAATAATCAGAGAATGGCGATGAAGTGCCTTAAAATCCTTGGATGGATGGTTTGAAGGAAGGTTTATGTGTTGACACTGGTGGTGCTGCAGTGACACGACGACAGGCTCACCACAACAACAGGAAATGGAGCAGTGGCAGGGCTTGGTCATGTACCTTGCCTGGAATTCAACTGGTGCAAGCGCAAGGGTTAGGGTTATGCTGAAATTGGCCAGGAGAGGGCAATACCACCACGCAAACTGCCATCCTACATGTTTGTTTTGAAGGTCACTCACACCAGGAACAGTTGATGTGTAGATCCTTTTGATACCATTGCCCTGTGCTCTTCGTTTTGGAATCATCTTCACGTGAACGCAAACCAATTCCAAGATCCCCGTACAAGCTCTCTGTGGCACCGCCCCCAATTACACCAACATGGTGTTTCTTGCAGAGATAACATTCAAAGGTATCTATTATGATGttataaaactgaaacaaaaatatgattCCTGCTACATGAAGCTTGAAATTTAAGAGTGAAGCACAAAGATGGAAGAactagaatttaatttttaaaatgtattttcagcatACACGTACACCCAAAATGCTCTTGTGTTACCACAGTAAACAGAAGAATGGCTCAGCATGCTCTGCCTCTCAGTCTAGCCATCAAAAATGGCCTAGTTTCTATTCTCTGACATTCATATTGTCAAAATGAGGCAGTTCTGTTCCaaatataaaaaaccccatgtaGAAGCAAATCTTTGATGACAAAATCTCTGATGGAAAACGTACCGCAAGCAGGCCTGTATCTGAACCTGGCACGTATAATGAGAAAACTTTTGCCTTTCACTGTATTGGTGTTTCTGTAGGTAGAAGGTCTGTAACAGGGATATGGGACCACCTGAATTTCAGGCTTCAGTCCCAGCTTTTCTTGGTTGATCGACAAAGGCAGGCAGGGTAGCGCTTCTGGCTTGAATAGTCTCTCTGATGCAAACCAACTTCTTCACGGTTCCCTCAAtagtatttctgcatttctgaggAATGGCACTAATGTACTATGGGTAACACATCTGGCTTTAGGTCCTCTGATTCGTGCCAGGAAATAAGGGTAAAGGGAATAGGGATGAGAAAAGTGCTTCTTGGTACTAATAAAtatgtgggtgtttttttgtcatttgctgTTATTTGGTTGGCCTAGGAGAAATTGCCCTTTTCTAGACCACATTTGACTATTTTATCTGTCTAGATCTATCACTATGTTTCTGAAAGGAAGTCCAGGAATCTCTGCATGGTTTATATGCAAAGCCAGCTGCTCAATCCATGTGGTTGACAGCCCCCTCACCATCATGCTGTGTAATGTGTCTTGCTATGCAATGGCATGGGGAGCACACTGTGACTGAAGGATGTGTTATCATTCTCATATGACTGCTAAGCTGTAATTGGGGGTGGTGCCATAGAGAGCTTGTATGGGGACCTTGGAATTGTTTCAAGTTCAGATGATCAAATAGCTGAGTCCCACTTATGAACAAAGCCAGTCTGCATCCCTGACAAACTAGAGGTGCCTGCCAAGACTTAGCATACAAGCTTTATGAACAAATGCAGGTTGCACTGCAAGCAGTGACTTAATGGCAGTCTCTGTACCCTGCTGTTGCCCAAATGTGTTGTAGTTCTTACAGGGTGGAGCGCAAGTGTTAAAACTGCTTTATTGTTGCCTATCACTGACACAACAGGACGCCTACTAAATGCCACAGAGGTGGACCATGATAAATGAACTGGTATTCTCACTGTGTCACCTTATCATGATATAAACAgtacattttacatttaaaacctGTTGGTGCTTTGAATTTCTATGCTGTTTGAACCGATTATCtctttattctaatttttatttatttttttaaacctgtaaATTTGGGTTATGTCTCCAGTGTAAAGTCTGTGGCTAGGGACTGCCTGCCTTTGGCTTCTCTGCTCCTCAAAGGACAAGGGTAAATATCTAGAGCTTGCAGGGATTATgagcattaaatatttaatctgcTGTTGAATtcataaaacaaattataaaaaCAATCAGAGAACACCTAGCAGCCATCTGCAACCTATCTGTGCATTCAGAGTGCATTTGAATTTACATCAGTACATCTGGAGTTAACTTTTTTGTTCCAGAAATTTAAGTGGTATAGGGAAGGGATGGCTTCAGCATCCTTACCTGTTAATATTAGAAGTCTTCTATGAACGTATGTTTACTATGTAGCACTGAAAACCAGATAACAAAtataactttttctttcagattattAGTCAGGAATAGCATTATAAAACTCGCAGAAAAGGCTCAGAGTGTGTTTTGTGGTTGTtggttttcatttgctttttttttttttttaaaattatgtcaCTTTCTGTCTGATGGGGAAAACACGTTCAGTTTTTCTATGAAATTTTATTGAAATTGCAAAGGCATAAGCTTCTTCATTGCATCACAAAAATGGGGATATTTATTACTGTCTATTTAATGGCATTTTGAGTGTCAGAAGTAAACTGGATCGAGGTACTAGCCACCAGCATTGCCAGTTTACAAGACTTTATGCAAAGCCTCACAGTAATCTGTTGTTTTGCTTAACAGATGTGGTAttacaataaattaaaacacaaaaatctcAGTGCCCACTGAATTATGAAAAGTAGGAAAGGCAAAcatgaataatttaaatttttgtcttGGAGGTGTGGGGGCTGACGGGCTGACTCCTTTTTGAATGACTTGAGCTGGTTATAGAGGGAAATTACCTGTTGCTTGTCTTACTGTATTTTAGCTGCGTCTCCATATGTGACAGGGTAA is from Phalacrocorax carbo chromosome 21, bPhaCar2.1, whole genome shotgun sequence and encodes:
- the C21H11orf52 gene encoding uncharacterized protein C11orf52 homolog isoform X1 encodes the protein MARTGLAKRHCSNGEKSDTSRHSLGIARGRAGTRKYKLSLSRKQFCFMEEGATWATSAAVGDHGTNVRRESQQHQPSRKAPTYEDVPELPVYATVSKLKSVKQDDSIHYADIQVFTKVRERSAAEVKNLQMQNATEYATLNFPRPRLKYDSKNGTLV
- the C21H11orf52 gene encoding uncharacterized protein C11orf52 homolog isoform X2 is translated as MGNVCSCGRPWNCPSPFKRKKEKQGTNVRRESQQHQPSRKAPTYEDVPELPVYATVSKLKSVKQDDSIHYADIQVFTKVRERSAAEVKNLQMQNATEYATLNFPRPRLKYDSKNGTLV